The Alteromonas stellipolaris genome includes a region encoding these proteins:
- a CDS encoding M24 family metallopeptidase codes for MTTLIGGKTKEEALGSLSNMTSDLTPIQKSEYLSRIDKAQHYMQQNSIAALYLNAGTNLSYFTGMQWYASERLVGAILPASGDVIYVAPYFEIDSLEERKVINGDIIGWQEHESPYALFAHLLDEIDTAGGKKIAVDESTQFFVVDGFNKAIPEGASIINGAEITAHCRMHKSINELALIQRAMDMTLAVHKATASMLYTGITTTEVEAFINDAHKKVGANGNYFCIVLFGKATSFPHGVKDPQVLKDNDLVLIDTGCKVHGYLSDITRTYCFGKPTEKQKAMWESEKRAQYAAFNAVKPGVPCGDIDKAARDSLASDGLGPDYNLPGLPHRTGHGIGMDIHEWPYLVKNNPYPLALGMCFSNEPMIVVPNEFGIRLEDHFYVSDTGAVWFTEPSKAIDEPF; via the coding sequence ATGACAACACTTATTGGCGGGAAAACAAAGGAAGAAGCGCTGGGCAGTCTTTCAAATATGACTAGCGATCTAACGCCTATTCAAAAAAGTGAATACTTATCTCGAATAGATAAAGCTCAGCACTATATGCAGCAAAATAGTATTGCTGCGCTGTACCTTAATGCCGGCACTAACTTGTCTTACTTTACGGGTATGCAGTGGTATGCCAGTGAACGTTTAGTGGGTGCTATTCTTCCTGCCTCTGGTGATGTTATCTACGTAGCACCTTATTTTGAAATTGACTCCCTTGAAGAGCGTAAAGTGATAAACGGCGACATTATTGGGTGGCAAGAGCATGAAAGCCCTTATGCACTCTTTGCTCATTTACTGGATGAAATTGATACTGCTGGTGGCAAGAAAATCGCAGTAGATGAATCGACCCAATTCTTCGTTGTTGACGGGTTTAATAAAGCTATTCCAGAAGGCGCCAGCATTATTAATGGCGCAGAGATTACTGCCCACTGCCGAATGCACAAATCAATAAATGAGCTTGCACTTATACAGCGTGCTATGGATATGACCCTTGCAGTGCATAAAGCTACAGCCAGTATGCTCTATACAGGAATTACTACCACAGAAGTGGAAGCCTTTATCAATGATGCCCACAAAAAAGTAGGTGCTAATGGCAATTATTTTTGCATTGTACTTTTTGGTAAAGCAACGTCATTTCCACATGGAGTGAAAGACCCGCAAGTGTTGAAAGATAACGACTTGGTGCTTATTGATACGGGCTGTAAGGTGCATGGGTATTTATCTGATATCACGAGAACCTACTGTTTTGGTAAGCCAACGGAGAAGCAAAAGGCGATGTGGGAAAGTGAAAAACGCGCGCAGTACGCCGCATTTAATGCAGTAAAGCCAGGCGTACCCTGTGGAGATATTGATAAGGCCGCGCGAGACAGTCTAGCGTCCGATGGCTTAGGTCCAGATTATAATCTCCCTGGTTTGCCCCATAGAACAGGTCATGGCATTGGTATGGACATTCACGAGTGGCCATACTTGGTGAAGAATAATCCATACCCTCTGGCACTAGGTATGTGCTTTAGCAATGAGCCCATGATAGTGGTCCCTAATGAGTTTGGTATTCGTTTAGAAGATCACTTCTATGTATCTGACACTGGCGCAGTGTGGTTCACTGAGCCTAGCAAAGCTATAGATGAGCCTTTTTAA
- a CDS encoding sensor histidine kinase — translation MVNSNLPQMAMIYTNAPSELAEFLPEGLNTHCYSSAKKLKKALRSNTPDKLFFHINDAQSESDSIEIVHYVRTSLASHSSTLVICVSDAVSTTPSEIMNKADVDDVIRLNKEDATFVQRKIARIIKRIIISKKHLMEKDAQVNMLTSVNRFSHQRQNIQALIASYAEALLQFCGGHSGLVVTPAKVTCVPTSQPSISPSELEAVDDDTKRYIINLALQCKAPVVNLSPELAPMRALIDILPNPVASYLVFPLIVYNNNLTSIICFISEEALDSVSTTQLNVMRDASLQLKIILERRFAESRMATHYQRLKETLAELKVTQDHLIHAEKMASVGHMAAGIAHEINNPLAFVISNFDPLDHYVETLISMVDLHEQLIQSINEIEQPVSQKLTQSIQSFKQTSDIDFVTEDIKALVHDSKEGLLRVRDIISDLGSYSRKESLENQLLNLSEVTKETVRMLKYELSDDVEVQLAIDSDIRITSHKGFIQQIIANLVKNAIQAHATSEKQTQHRVIKVSVEEKSEFVLINVSDNAGGIAEKSRKHVFDPFFTTKDVGEGTGMGLSVCFNLAKKMQGTLALAPVDESSELDTTFTLKLPKQVGGE, via the coding sequence ATGGTGAATTCTAATCTGCCTCAAATGGCAATGATATACACTAACGCGCCATCTGAGTTGGCTGAGTTTTTACCCGAAGGCCTCAACACTCACTGTTATTCATCAGCCAAAAAGCTAAAAAAAGCACTGCGTTCCAATACGCCAGACAAATTGTTTTTCCATATTAATGATGCACAAAGTGAATCGGATAGTATTGAGATCGTACACTACGTGCGAACGTCATTAGCATCGCATAGTAGCACCTTGGTTATTTGCGTGAGTGATGCAGTTTCTACCACACCAAGTGAAATAATGAATAAGGCGGATGTGGACGATGTTATCCGCTTAAATAAGGAAGACGCTACGTTTGTACAACGTAAAATAGCGCGCATTATTAAGCGCATTATCATTAGCAAAAAGCATCTAATGGAAAAAGATGCGCAAGTGAATATGCTCACCTCGGTGAATCGATTTTCCCATCAACGTCAGAACATTCAAGCGTTAATCGCATCCTATGCAGAAGCGTTGCTGCAATTTTGTGGTGGACATAGTGGTTTAGTGGTTACTCCCGCTAAAGTTACCTGTGTACCCACTTCCCAGCCCTCTATCAGCCCGAGCGAACTTGAAGCTGTAGATGATGATACAAAGCGATATATCATCAACCTAGCCCTGCAATGTAAGGCCCCCGTGGTTAACTTGTCGCCTGAGCTTGCACCTATGCGCGCATTAATCGATATATTGCCAAACCCAGTGGCGAGCTACTTAGTATTTCCGTTGATTGTGTACAACAATAATTTGACGTCCATTATTTGTTTCATAAGTGAAGAGGCGCTAGATAGCGTATCTACCACGCAGCTAAACGTTATGCGTGACGCTTCCTTGCAGCTTAAAATAATATTAGAACGTCGATTTGCCGAATCGCGAATGGCCACGCATTATCAGCGTTTAAAAGAAACCTTGGCCGAACTGAAAGTAACCCAAGATCATCTGATTCATGCAGAAAAAATGGCTTCTGTTGGTCATATGGCAGCTGGGATTGCCCATGAAATAAATAATCCGTTGGCATTTGTTATCAGCAACTTCGACCCCCTAGATCATTACGTAGAAACGCTAATCAGCATGGTGGATTTGCACGAACAGCTCATTCAATCTATTAACGAAATTGAGCAGCCAGTAAGTCAGAAGCTCACCCAATCAATACAAAGCTTTAAACAAACCAGTGATATTGATTTTGTGACCGAAGATATAAAAGCGCTTGTTCATGATTCAAAAGAAGGTCTACTGAGAGTAAGGGATATCATTAGTGACTTGGGGAGCTATTCTCGTAAAGAATCACTTGAGAATCAGCTGCTAAACCTCAGTGAAGTAACCAAAGAAACCGTTCGAATGCTCAAATATGAATTGAGTGATGATGTTGAAGTACAATTAGCTATTGATAGTGATATTAGGATAACGTCACATAAAGGGTTCATCCAACAGATAATCGCCAATTTGGTTAAAAATGCGATTCAAGCCCACGCCACGTCAGAGAAGCAAACTCAGCATAGAGTCATCAAAGTCAGTGTTGAAGAAAAATCGGAGTTTGTACTAATAAATGTTTCAGATAACGCGGGCGGTATAGCAGAAAAAAGTCGTAAACATGTTTTTGACCCTTTCTTCACTACAAAAGACGTTGGTGAGGGAACAGGCATGGGGTTGTCTGTCTGTTTTAATTTGGCGAAGAAAATGCAAGGAACGTTGGCACTTGCCCCTGTGGATGAATCGAGTGAATTAGACACCACATTTACGCTTAAATTACCCAAGCAGGTAGGGGGGGAATGA
- a CDS encoding BLUF domain-containing protein codes for MKNIVRLIYLSSATRDMSLSDMKDILTYARKNNQSLGICGMLCYDNRYFVQALEGEREAVNELFFHISDDARHSDVIITSYEYIDKPTFTEWNMGYAGSTPIFTELLARLSQTEFEPTKLPPKQIYALLRHLSAHQQKV; via the coding sequence ATGAAAAATATCGTGCGCTTAATTTATTTGAGTTCGGCAACCCGAGATATGTCGCTTTCAGACATGAAAGATATCTTAACTTATGCCCGTAAGAATAATCAGTCTTTAGGGATCTGCGGGATGCTCTGCTACGACAACCGCTATTTTGTACAAGCCCTGGAAGGTGAGCGCGAAGCGGTTAATGAATTATTTTTTCATATTTCAGATGATGCTCGACATTCGGATGTCATTATCACCAGTTACGAATATATCGATAAGCCCACTTTTACCGAGTGGAATATGGGTTACGCTGGCAGTACGCCAATTTTCACTGAATTACTTGCTCGATTATCACAAACCGAGTTTGAACCCACTAAACTTCCCCCAAAGCAAATTTATGCCTTGCTCAGGCACCTTTCAGCACATCAGCAAAAGGTGTAA
- a CDS encoding HAD family hydrolase: MGSSKTSQPGIDIQLVIFDCDGVLVDSEVLCKRVIIAMLADLKVVVSSAYFDEHFLGKSYESAHRQILTDFNISLPAEFRDNYLTALLKVFAEELQTTPELNSVLAGLNVRNCIATSSSPKRVAFALEKTGLLPFFEGRITTSTEVVNGKPAPDIFLLAASKVGVKPEHCLVIEDSEAGIQGALAADMQVVKYTGASHFKGVLPTSADKNEPISADKNDKVSSISHWCEFFNLYPNLKTTD, encoded by the coding sequence ATGGGCAGCAGTAAAACGTCCCAACCAGGAATTGATATTCAGCTGGTTATTTTCGACTGTGATGGCGTATTAGTCGATAGTGAAGTGCTGTGTAAACGCGTCATCATCGCCATGTTGGCTGATTTAAAAGTCGTGGTTTCAAGCGCTTACTTTGACGAACACTTTCTGGGAAAAAGTTATGAATCTGCACATAGACAGATTTTAACCGACTTCAACATTTCGCTTCCTGCTGAGTTTAGAGATAACTACCTAACCGCGCTATTAAAGGTGTTTGCTGAAGAGTTACAAACTACGCCCGAGCTTAACAGTGTGCTCGCCGGCTTAAATGTCAGAAACTGCATTGCAACCAGTAGTAGCCCAAAGCGGGTTGCGTTTGCACTAGAAAAAACAGGTCTTCTTCCTTTTTTTGAAGGGCGCATTACAACAAGTACAGAAGTTGTAAATGGGAAGCCAGCCCCTGATATATTTTTACTTGCGGCATCAAAAGTAGGTGTTAAGCCTGAGCATTGTTTAGTTATCGAAGACTCAGAAGCGGGTATTCAAGGTGCACTAGCTGCTGATATGCAGGTGGTGAAATATACCGGCGCGAGTCATTTTAAAGGTGTACTGCCAACTAGCGCAGATAAGAATGAACCAATTAGCGCAGATAAGAACGACAAGGTATCGTCGATTTCTCATTGGTGTGAGTTTTTCAATCTGTACCCAAATTTAAAAACAACTGACTAG
- a CDS encoding ABC transporter ATP-binding protein encodes MGSITLKQVTKSFGDVNVIKPLDLHIRDGEFIVFVGPSGCGKSTLLRMIAGLEDTTSGNIDIDGEDATNMPPAKRGLAMVFQSYALYPHMSVRSNIAFPLKRAKVAPAVIDEKIEKAAKMLNLTDYLDRKPGQLSGGQRQRVAIGRAIVRQPSAFLFDEPLSNLDASLRVNMRLEISELHKSLDTTMIYVTHDQVEAMTMADRIAVFNGGIIEQVGTPLELYQKPVNRFVAGFIGSPKMNFIDVMPKAGDDTHTIGVRPEHLKITQERGLWTGKVGVVEHLGSETFLHVHVEGAGTLTVKADGDCPVSYGDVVNLTAAQSKIMHFDKAGVTIASLSWGDAIVA; translated from the coding sequence ATGGGAAGCATTACTTTAAAACAAGTGACAAAAAGCTTTGGCGATGTAAATGTTATTAAGCCGCTAGATTTACATATTCGCGACGGTGAGTTCATTGTATTTGTTGGGCCATCGGGCTGCGGTAAATCTACCTTACTTCGTATGATTGCAGGGCTTGAAGATACTACTAGCGGCAACATAGATATTGATGGTGAAGATGCCACGAATATGCCGCCAGCTAAACGTGGCTTGGCGATGGTATTTCAGTCTTACGCGTTGTACCCGCATATGTCTGTGCGCAGTAATATTGCGTTTCCGCTTAAGCGCGCAAAAGTAGCGCCTGCTGTGATTGACGAAAAAATCGAAAAAGCCGCAAAAATGCTGAACCTTACCGATTATCTTGACCGCAAGCCTGGTCAGTTATCTGGTGGGCAGCGTCAGCGTGTAGCGATTGGCCGTGCTATTGTGCGCCAACCTTCGGCATTTTTGTTCGACGAACCCTTATCTAACCTTGATGCCTCGCTTCGGGTTAACATGCGTTTGGAAATTTCAGAGCTTCACAAAAGCTTAGATACCACCATGATCTACGTGACGCACGATCAGGTGGAAGCCATGACTATGGCCGATCGTATTGCGGTATTTAATGGCGGTATTATCGAGCAAGTAGGCACGCCGCTGGAGCTTTACCAAAAACCAGTTAACCGCTTTGTAGCAGGGTTTATTGGGTCGCCAAAAATGAATTTCATTGATGTGATGCCTAAAGCAGGTGACGACACTCACACCATTGGGGTGCGTCCAGAGCACCTTAAAATTACCCAAGAGCGAGGGTTATGGACTGGTAAAGTAGGCGTAGTAGAGCACTTAGGCTCTGAAACCTTTTTGCACGTACATGTAGAAGGCGCTGGCACACTTACGGTTAAAGCGGACGGTGATTGCCCGGTTAGCTACGGCGATGTGGTTAATCTCACTGCGGCGCAAAGCAAAATTATGCATTTTGATAAAGCAGGCGTGACGATTGCTTCACTTTCTTGGGGTGACGCAATCGTTGCATAA
- a CDS encoding carbohydrate ABC transporter permease, whose amino-acid sequence MNSSNKSKVIYTLLAWTISGMIFFPILWTMITSFKTESEAISATPSLFMFEWTLENYKDVLARSPYFDHFMNSVIISLGASLLGLLIAIPAAWSMAFVQTKRTKNLLMWMLSTKMLPPVGVLIPIYLLFRDFGLLDTRLGLVIVMTLINLPIMVWMLYTYFREIPHEILEAARMDGAGIKEEIFHVLLPIALPGIASTLLLNVILAWNEAFWTLILTAANAAPLTAFIASYSSPEGLFYAKLSAASVMAVVPILILGWFSQKQLVRGLSFGAVK is encoded by the coding sequence ATGAACAGCAGCAATAAATCAAAAGTCATTTACACCCTATTAGCATGGACCATCAGTGGGATGATCTTCTTCCCTATTCTTTGGACCATGATCACCAGCTTTAAAACGGAATCGGAAGCTATCTCGGCCACTCCAAGTTTATTCATGTTTGAGTGGACGCTAGAGAACTACAAAGATGTGTTAGCACGCTCACCTTATTTCGATCACTTTATGAACTCTGTGATCATCTCATTAGGGGCAAGTTTGCTTGGGCTGCTTATTGCTATTCCGGCTGCATGGTCGATGGCATTTGTGCAAACTAAGCGGACTAAGAACCTATTGATGTGGATGCTATCTACCAAAATGTTGCCACCAGTTGGGGTGCTAATCCCTATTTATCTATTGTTCCGCGATTTCGGTTTGCTAGATACCCGCTTAGGTTTGGTGATTGTAATGACACTAATTAACTTACCTATCATGGTGTGGATGCTATACACCTATTTCAGAGAAATTCCTCATGAAATTCTTGAAGCGGCGCGTATGGATGGCGCGGGCATTAAAGAAGAAATCTTTCATGTGCTACTGCCAATCGCCTTACCCGGTATTGCGTCGACCTTGCTGCTAAACGTTATTTTGGCGTGGAATGAAGCCTTTTGGACGCTCATTCTTACCGCTGCCAATGCAGCACCGTTAACTGCGTTTATTGCCAGTTATTCAAGCCCAGAAGGCTTATTTTACGCGAAATTATCAGCCGCCTCTGTGATGGCTGTGGTGCCAATCCTTATTCTTGGTTGGTTCAGTCAAAAACAATTAGTGCGCGGATTAAGTTTCGGCGCGGTTAAGTAG
- a CDS encoding carbohydrate ABC transporter permease, whose amino-acid sequence MATTQSRTLAKMMLFPSVTLLLAWMIVPLCMTLYFSFLDYNLLMPGDNEYIGFLNYEFFLTDPAFIESFFNTLLLVGGVLFITICGGIGLAILLDQAIWGRNYVRIMVLAPFFVMPTVSALVWKNMFMNPVNGLFAHLAEFFGATPIDFFAEIPLLSIIIIVSWQWLPFAALILLTAIQSLDREQLEAADLDGAGPFSKFIYIVLPHLSRAVTAVILIETIFLLSIFAEILVTTSGGPGYSSTNITYLIYTQSLLQFDVGGGSAGGIVAVIIANIVAIFLMRLIGKNLEG is encoded by the coding sequence ATGGCGACTACCCAATCTCGTACCTTAGCCAAAATGATGCTGTTTCCTTCGGTCACCTTGCTGTTAGCTTGGATGATTGTTCCGCTTTGCATGACGTTATATTTCTCGTTTTTAGATTATAACTTGCTCATGCCTGGCGATAATGAATACATAGGCTTTTTGAACTACGAGTTTTTTCTTACCGATCCCGCGTTTATAGAGTCATTTTTTAATACCTTATTGCTAGTGGGCGGTGTGCTGTTTATCACAATCTGCGGCGGTATTGGTTTAGCCATATTGCTCGACCAAGCCATATGGGGCAGAAACTATGTTCGCATCATGGTATTGGCACCATTTTTTGTTATGCCGACAGTTTCCGCATTAGTGTGGAAAAATATGTTCATGAACCCAGTAAATGGGCTATTTGCTCACCTTGCTGAGTTCTTTGGTGCAACCCCAATCGATTTCTTTGCAGAAATTCCGTTGCTGTCCATCATCATTATAGTGTCTTGGCAGTGGCTACCTTTTGCAGCGCTAATTCTACTTACCGCTATTCAATCGCTAGATAGAGAGCAATTAGAAGCTGCTGACTTAGATGGTGCGGGCCCGTTCAGTAAGTTTATTTATATTGTATTGCCGCATTTATCACGTGCAGTTACCGCAGTAATACTTATTGAAACCATCTTCCTACTGTCTATTTTTGCTGAAATTCTAGTTACTACGAGTGGTGGCCCAGGTTACTCCTCTACTAACATCACGTACTTAATTTATACCCAATCGCTACTTCAGTTTGATGTGGGCGGTGGTTCAGCTGGTGGAATAGTGGCAGTTATTATTGCCAACATTGTTGCCATCTTCTTAATGCGCCTTATTGGCAAGAATTTGGAGGGCTAA
- a CDS encoding ABC transporter substrate-binding protein: MLKKLSLMLAGAMTMSAAVNAETITIATVNNGDMIAMKELSSDFEAKNPGIDLKWVTLEENILRQRVTTDVATGGGQYDVMTIGTYEVPIWGNQGWLEELDGLGADYDVEDLLPAIRSGLSVDNKLYAAPFYGESSMVMYRTDLMAKAGLEMPKAPTWKFIREAAKAMTDKDAGVYGICLRGKAGWGENIALLTSMSNSFGARWFDENWKPQFDSKAWKDTLEYYVDVMDKYGPPGSSANGFNENLALFQTGKCGIWIDATVAGGFVTNEKDSEVADKVGFALAPDNGLGKRGNWLWAWTLAIPSSSKKSDAAMKFISWATSKEYSALVAEKKGWANVPPGTRASLYENPEYMNAAPFAQITLDSINSADPKNPTVEPVPYVGVQFVAIPEFQGIGTAVGQQFSAALTGRMTVDQALQSSQRLVERAMRKARYPK, encoded by the coding sequence ATGTTGAAAAAACTATCATTAATGCTTGCTGGTGCAATGACGATGAGTGCAGCAGTGAATGCAGAAACCATTACTATTGCAACGGTAAATAATGGCGACATGATTGCCATGAAAGAACTTAGTAGTGACTTTGAAGCGAAGAACCCAGGTATCGACCTTAAGTGGGTAACGCTGGAAGAAAACATTCTACGCCAACGTGTAACTACCGATGTTGCCACCGGCGGTGGTCAGTACGATGTGATGACGATTGGTACTTATGAAGTGCCAATTTGGGGTAACCAAGGTTGGCTAGAAGAGCTTGATGGGCTTGGCGCTGATTACGATGTAGAAGATTTATTACCTGCAATTCGAAGCGGTCTATCAGTAGATAATAAGCTATATGCAGCTCCGTTTTACGGTGAAAGCTCGATGGTGATGTATCGCACAGACTTAATGGCGAAAGCGGGTCTTGAAATGCCTAAAGCACCTACGTGGAAGTTTATCCGCGAAGCTGCCAAAGCAATGACAGACAAAGACGCAGGCGTTTACGGTATTTGTCTTCGTGGTAAAGCGGGGTGGGGTGAAAACATTGCTTTGTTGACCTCTATGTCTAACTCGTTTGGCGCGCGCTGGTTTGATGAAAACTGGAAACCTCAGTTCGACTCAAAAGCATGGAAAGACACGCTAGAATACTATGTTGATGTAATGGACAAGTATGGCCCTCCAGGTTCATCAGCGAACGGCTTTAATGAAAACCTTGCGCTGTTCCAAACCGGTAAATGCGGTATTTGGATTGATGCAACGGTTGCAGGCGGTTTTGTAACAAACGAAAAAGATTCTGAAGTTGCTGACAAAGTAGGCTTCGCACTAGCGCCAGATAACGGCCTAGGTAAGCGTGGTAACTGGTTGTGGGCATGGACATTAGCTATTCCTTCAAGCAGCAAAAAGAGTGATGCGGCGATGAAGTTCATCAGCTGGGCTACCTCAAAAGAATACTCTGCATTAGTGGCTGAAAAGAAAGGTTGGGCAAATGTACCTCCAGGTACACGAGCTTCGCTTTACGAAAACCCTGAGTACATGAACGCCGCGCCATTTGCACAAATTACCCTTGATTCTATCAACTCAGCAGATCCTAAAAATCCAACGGTAGAGCCTGTGCCTTACGTGGGTGTCCAGTTTGTTGCGATTCCTGAGTTCCAAGGGATAGGAACCGCAGTAGGTCAGCAGTTTAGTGCAGCGTTAACGGGCCGTATGACGGTAGACCAAGCACTGCAAAGCTCACAGCGATTAGTTGAAAGAGCCATGCGCAAAGCGCGTTACCCAAAATAA
- a CDS encoding diguanylate cyclase → MVRLLLVLFALLIMVQSTACYSNALFNDKALQLDLTGHMEFAVADGDTLVGNELWVDDDSEINRETHQYLHFRVTIENALDQPVPLWFSITFPSIEHLYVSDGTHSWITGDALPFSSREVLVPNYHFPFILPAKDKIQIYGYMEGKILRYNFFVATPEKVNKMYVDSLQRDMTFFGAMSILTILSLVVFTITRKMAFLSFAGFIFATSFWFFRVFGYAFEILWPNTPQLNDITYAVSIYAVLLTAGWTVFSSLKRPNRTVYGLRFASACGLILPIIGLLVWRYMGLDEALRLPVILLFPFVIFASFVIYKEHMNGSDRAKWLAVTVFPVVLSTLSLVLIALFEIELQLDPITMFMVGVLVTCMFMVILASRLFVKIVQKERDTEKANALLKSEQASKLEALIQERTKALSASNEMLRKLAANDGLTNLPNRRSIDLFVDASFSSEADSHHHIAVALIDLDHFKNINDSFGHDAGDTVLIEIANILQPLNNRACMAGRFGGEEFAIIQQNVSEQDFSDTLNDIHKQINALSLAQLNGLKIGACIGWTICKDAADIVYAFRRADKALYKAKDAGRNRIIAAVPD, encoded by the coding sequence ATGGTTAGGCTTTTGCTTGTGCTTTTCGCACTGCTGATTATGGTGCAAAGTACAGCTTGCTACAGCAATGCTTTATTTAATGATAAGGCGTTACAACTCGATTTAACTGGGCATATGGAATTTGCAGTCGCTGACGGTGATACCCTTGTAGGTAACGAATTATGGGTAGACGATGATAGTGAAATAAACCGCGAAACCCATCAGTATTTGCATTTTCGGGTTACCATCGAAAATGCACTTGATCAGCCTGTTCCCCTTTGGTTTTCTATTACTTTCCCTTCGATTGAGCATTTGTACGTGTCAGATGGCACCCACTCATGGATAACCGGCGACGCGCTGCCATTTTCCAGCCGAGAAGTGCTGGTACCTAACTACCATTTCCCCTTCATACTTCCTGCCAAAGATAAAATACAAATCTATGGTTATATGGAAGGAAAAATACTGCGCTACAACTTCTTTGTTGCCACCCCCGAAAAGGTGAACAAGATGTATGTCGATTCGCTGCAGCGTGATATGACATTTTTTGGCGCCATGTCGATACTCACCATTCTTAGTTTGGTTGTTTTTACTATCACAAGAAAGATGGCGTTTTTGAGTTTTGCCGGTTTTATCTTCGCTACATCATTTTGGTTTTTTAGGGTATTTGGCTACGCCTTTGAAATTTTATGGCCAAATACCCCTCAGTTAAATGACATCACTTATGCCGTAAGTATTTACGCCGTCTTGTTAACGGCAGGATGGACCGTTTTTTCTAGTTTGAAGCGCCCCAATAGGACGGTTTATGGCTTGAGGTTTGCCAGCGCCTGCGGGTTAATTTTGCCTATTATCGGTTTACTTGTATGGCGCTACATGGGGTTAGATGAAGCGCTGCGTTTACCCGTTATTTTGTTGTTTCCTTTCGTAATTTTCGCAAGCTTTGTGATTTACAAAGAACACATGAATGGCTCAGACAGGGCCAAGTGGCTGGCGGTAACGGTTTTCCCTGTAGTATTAAGTACGTTATCACTCGTGCTTATCGCTCTTTTTGAGATCGAGCTTCAATTAGATCCTATCACCATGTTCATGGTTGGCGTATTGGTTACGTGTATGTTCATGGTGATATTAGCGTCTCGGCTTTTCGTGAAAATTGTACAAAAAGAGCGTGATACCGAAAAGGCCAATGCATTATTAAAAAGCGAGCAAGCCTCGAAGCTTGAAGCATTAATTCAAGAGCGTACAAAAGCATTAAGTGCATCAAATGAGATGCTAAGAAAGCTGGCAGCCAACGATGGGTTAACGAACTTACCAAACCGAAGAAGTATCGACTTATTCGTAGACGCCAGCTTTTCATCTGAGGCGGATAGCCATCATCACATTGCAGTGGCGTTGATAGACCTAGATCACTTTAAGAATATTAACGACAGCTTTGGTCATGATGCAGGTGACACTGTTTTGATTGAAATAGCCAATATACTGCAGCCTTTGAATAATAGGGCATGCATGGCGGGTAGATTTGGTGGTGAAGAGTTTGCCATTATTCAACAAAACGTGAGTGAACAAGATTTTAGCGATACGCTTAATGATATTCATAAGCAAATCAATGCACTTAGCCTTGCGCAACTCAACGGCTTAAAAATCGGCGCTTGTATAGGTTGGACAATATGTAAAGACGCTGCCGATATTGTCTATGCATTTAGACGTGCAGATAAAGCCTTATACAAAGCAAAAGATGCGGGACGCAATAGGATCATTGCAGCAGTTCCAGATTGA